The sequence TATTTCGATCATCTCAAACTGTTTGGCGGCATCCGAGCGGTCGCGACGGTCGATGACGCGGAATTTATCGGTTTCGGATGTCACCAGGTTTAAAAGCGCGTTGTCTAAGGCGGAGCCCGAATCAAACGAGAACTGCACCACGTCGCCCGGCTCCAGGGCGGTCAGAAAATAGCCGCCGGCAAACTCGATCACCAGCTTTTGCGCGGCCCGGCGCGAGACCTCCCAGTCCAGCACATCCTGGGCCTGGGCCTCGGACCCCTCCGGAATGTATGGGTAGCTCCGCTCATCGCCGTATAACGTGCCGTATTTGGTCACGCTGGCGCTGTCAGTTTTGGTGACGGTTTTTCGGTCCGCCTCCCGGTCATCCGAGAACCCGGACCAGTCGCGCGCATAGCGGGCGGTTGCGGTATTTACGATATCGGCCCGGTTGGTGCGCTTGACCCAAATCTGCCCCAGGTCGATCATGTGCTCGTAGATGATTTTATCCACCGAGGGCGCATCCGCGGCATAAACCAGCTTGTGCACGCCCGCGGCCCAGAACTGGACGGATTTGGCCTGGTGCGCCACCCGGTTCAGCAGTTTGGGCAAGCTCGGCGGCTGCAGGATGGGAAACGCCAGTTTATAGCCCTCGGTGTTATAGGTGCTGCCGGCGGCCGCATACGCGGTAGCGTCAATCCGGGCGGCGGCCAGGCCGCACCGGTCGGTCAGCATGTGCTCGGCAATGTGGTCCGGCCGCTCGATCAGGGCGCCCGCCGTGCCCGTGATCGTGCCGCTGCCGTCATCTAAAAATCCGTCCACGTCCGCGGACACCCGGCCCCCCAGCTTGGCATCAGCCATTGAGTTGCCGCTGAGCTCGTAATCCGCCGAAAAGTCGTCCGTGCGGCAGCGCTGCACCGCGGACAGGATCACGAACTCCTCGCCCCGGCCGAACTCATCCAGCCGGCTTTTGGTTTTAGCGATCGATGTCTGCCAGGCGGACTGGGGCAGGTATATGGTGCCGGCCATCAAGTTGTAGCTAAGCGTTTGCCCCAAAATTTTTACGGGCTGCCCGCCGATTGAATACACTCGGGGTTTATCGCTTGTGATCCGATCCCCGGTAATGGTTAACGCCCAGCGCACCTCGATCACAATGTCTGACAAATTGCCGGACGGCGCGGCCGGAAACGAAACAGACGCGCTGTCATCCACCGTGGTTTGGCTGGTATGGGCGCCCACCGGCAAACTCGACGCCTCTTTTTCCACAGTTTTTCCCTGCTGCTCAAGCTCGGATACGGTGGATACGCAGGTAATCTCCGCTTTTTGAATAATCAGCGCATACGTGCCATATCCGCTGTGCCGCCAGGTTTTGGTTTTTTCCGCACTGGCTGGCCAGGAATCTTTGGGCACTTTTAAAGGGGAGCTGGTTTCCTGGACCAGATCCCCGGCCTCATCCACGTATGCCACCTTTTGGCCGTCAATGTAGAAGGGCAGGCCGCCCTTTGGGATTTTGCCGGACGAGCTAAAGAGCTTCAAGGTGCGCAGCTCGAAATAGTAATTCACCACGATTTCGGATAGGGTCCCGGACGGCGAATCCGGAAACGTGATGGTCGTGGTGTCGTCAAAATCGGCCACCACCCCGTTTTTATCGACCGCTTTAATATAGCCGATGGGAAGCCCCGCCACCCGGCGCGACAGTGCAAACCCCGTGTTATTTGACAGGGATGTCGGGTCCGCGGTTAGTATTTTGGAGAGCTCGTCGAACACCACGCAGCCCATGCCGGGGTGGCTGACGTGCTCATCTCCGCTTTGCCCCGTATAGACCGTATATTCCGAGGCCATCTGCCGCACGTCCGCCACATACACATCATTTATGGCCTTTATCGCATGGCCCAGGGCAAACACGTATTCGCTCTTTTTCTCCCCGATCATGGCGCCCCATTTGTGGGCAACCGCCTCGGTGCTGTTTGCGCCCCGGGTAATGCCGGTCAACTGCTTGCCGGATTTTCCGGTCCAGGTGATTTCCTCAGAATCAATCACCGCGGTGCCGGATGCGGAAAACCGGTCGATATCCCCGGTCAGCTCAAAAATCACATCATCTGCGCCCACCGCCTCGGCCAGGCGCGTGATCGGCCCCACGTCAATGGCCATCATGGGCACCCGCCGGGCGCTGCCATAGACCTGTGGCAGCATCTTGCCGATGTCATCCGGATCGGCTGACGGATACGTGTCCGCATCCACCATGTCATGGGCAAATTTGGGTGAGAGCCCGGCGGAAAACCCCGTGACAGAAAGCGTCACCCGGGGCTGATCCATGTTGATCAGGTCCTCGATATGGCCGGCAAAAATATCCACGGCATCCCCGGCCGCATCCGCGCCCTCAAAAATCTCAAAAATTTTTAGATCGGCAAACGTCAAATCGTAATCGGCCAAAAGCCCCACAAACCGGTCCGCCCCGCCAACTGGCGTATTGTTGTCAATCACCAGGTCCGTCTCCGTGGCCTGGGTATCGAAAAACGGGGGCCGCATTTCGCCGCACCGAATCGCGCCCCAGGAAATGACCAGGGGCTCATAGACCGCGCCGTTATATACGCACTCGCTGCCCGCCGCGCCAAACACCCGGTCGCAAAGCCGCAGCGTCAGGCCGGAAAGCGTAATCTCGCACAGCCGGACAATGGAGATACCGGGCGCATCCAAAGCGGTTTCGGTATTTGCGGACAGGGTTTTCATTTATGACACCGTCCCCACGGCGCGAAAATACACGTGGTAAGTGCTCCCCCCGTCAAAATTTACTATTTGCCAGTTGGCCGTGCCGTCCGTGTCCGTTGCGATAAGCCGCACCTCAATGGGCAGGGTGATCGCTGTGGTAATCATGCCTTTTCCACTAAAAGACGACATGCTCCAGTCTGTCTCCGCTTTGATGTCAACCCATGATCCGCCGGATTCCCGGTACTGGAGCTTAATGGAATCAAATTTTTCACCAGTAGCGTTGTTGTCTTCGACTTTAAAACTAAAATCATATTCTAAAAATATAGTCGACCCGTCGTGGCCCGGATTAAAAACCGATTGAAAAAACACATGGTCTGTAAACCCGGAATCAATATCCTCGCTTGCATAAGTAGCATCGCCTAACTTTAACGCGGCCGGCTCCACAGATTCATAAAAATCGAAAAAAACAGTCATAGCAGCTCCTCCACGCTCGCCTGCACCCAGGTGTGCGTCTTGTTGGAATAGATTTTTCGGGGCGGCTCAACAAATTTGGCCAGAAACCAGTCGCCAGCATGGTCACAGAAATAAAACGGCAAACTGTACTCATCCAAATCATCCATTGCGGATAAAAACGCGGTCAAATTCGCCGCGGAAAGCGCCATCTGATAACTCCGCCGCCGCCGGGCCTCGCCCATTTTCGTGGAGCGGGTAAGCCCGCCCGCGGTCTTTTGCCAGCGCACGTTCGGGGCCGCCTCCGCCTCGGGCGCGGGCGTTGCCAAAATATCGTGGGTCCACTTTTCCCCCATCCAGATTTCGCCGCATCTTGGGTTTTCCATGCTGGACAGGGTCACCCGCCAGTAGCGGTGTGTGGCCGCCGCGGAAAGGGTTTTTATGATCCGGGTGTTATCCCCCTGGGTCCAGCCGGCGACCGCGTTTGACCAGGCCGCGTCATCGTCTGAGTATTCCCAGGTCAGATCCTCGCCGGAAAAATTGTGCCGGAATATGGCCAGAAAATCCGCATCCAGGATATCCGCCGCCCCCTGGTCCGCGTGAAAGGTGATTGCCCCGGTGCCGGTCCATTTCCAGTACAGGCTCACCTGGCGGTCGTAGAGGCGCGCCTCGGGAAACCCCGTGTCCGGGTCGCCCGTCACCGTGATGGTGGCGTCTTCCAGCAGATTTTTGGTGACAAATGATATGTTCGCCATATCGTCTTAATCCTACCCTTTTATGGCGGGCACGGTGGCCCGCCCTACAAAATACGTCCGCCCCGGCCCTCGCCCTCTCCGCCGCCGGCGGGGAGGGTTGGGGTGGGGTGGGTGAGGTGGCCCGCCCTGCTAATTCTTCCGCCGCTCATCCTCGTCCAGGGCCTGCCGGATCTCCCGGGCCACGGCCCGGGCGGCAAACGCATCCCCGCTCATAAACGTCGGGGCCACGGTGACGTTAATATCCCCGCCGCCCATTATGCTGCCGGCCGATCCATTGGTTTGGCCCTTGCCACCGCCTAAAGAACCGGCTGACACCGCGGGCTTTATCTCGTTTCGCTCCCGTACCAAAGAGCTGCCCTCGCGAAGCGCCCGGCTCTGATCCGGGTTTAAGACGATTTCGCCCTTGTGGCCCTCAAACGCACCGGTCCGGGGAAGGCCCACAAGGCCGGTACCGGTCTGAAAGCTAAAAAAATCTGATAACCTGTTCCCGCCCTCAAAACCCATATCAGACAGCTTCTCTTTATCTTCTTTTGAAAAATCGCCGCCGCCGGCTTGTTTAGCCCACAATCTTTGCTGGATTCCCCTTTCGGCGTTTGAAAACCAGCCGCTCATTTTATTCATAGCTTCTTGCCCGGACTGCCGGGTGTTATACTCGGCCCAGGGGCTGATCTGCGATGCCTGGGATACGGCCAGGGCGTAGTCGTGCTGGAGCTGGGCCATAACGCCTGCGTGCTGCTGCTTTAGTTTTTCCAGGGCGGAGATGGCCGGATCGATATTGACGTTGACATCCATGATTTTGGTCACCGATCGCCGGGTGTTTTCCGCTTCGGCCTGCACCTCTTCTTCCGCCTGTTTGGCCTGGCTGTTGTCAACCTCGGGGTTTATGGGTTCGCCTTCGACCTTATGCTTAACATCGTCGTACCACCCGCCGATGGCGTTGATCGGTTTTTTTAAATCTTTTAAATGCCCTTCGGTTTCTTCCGCGCCTTTTTTGGCAGAGCTTCCCATTTTTTCGGCCGCATCGCCGACACTGTTCACGCTGTCTGCCACCTTGTCCGTTTCCTTGTTCAGCCGCCCAAACTTGTCAATGGTGCCCCCGGCCTGCTCGCCCACGGATTTTATCCACTTCTCAAGCGAGGAGAGCTTTTCCTCCGCGGCCGAGGTGTCCGCATCCACGGTCAGCACCCGGCGCTCGCCTTCAACATAATAGACCAGCTCCTCCACCTTTTTTTTGCCGGCCGTAGTGTCCGCCGTGACGTTGGCCTCGGCAAGCAAATCTTCGGTTTTGTTTTTAAACTGGTATACTTCGGCCTCGGCATCCGAGGTGTCCGCGGTAACATTGGCTTTGGCATCAAGATCCTGGGTTTTGTCCTTTAACCGGCCCACTTCAGCCTCGGCATCCGAGGTGTCCGCGGTGACTTCAATGGGGTTTTTCTTTACGGTTGCGGCTGTCTCTGCGTGCTTGCCGGCGATTTTATCCGATCCGGCCATCACGTCCTGCACCAGGCCCTGATAGTCCCGGGAAATAATTTTCCAGGCAAACCCCATTTTTTCGGCCCAGGAGTTGGCTTTTTTTATCGCTTTATCCAATACGCCGAGCAGCTTTCCCGCCGCTTCGGCCACCGTGCCGATGTCTTTGGCCATCGTGCTTAGCGCATTGATCAGCTTGTCGCCTTTTTCAGCCACCACCGCAAAGTCCAGCTTGGACAAATCGATTTTATCGATCCACTGGGTAATTCCGGACAGCCAGTCCGAGATTTTGACGGTGATGAGCTCTTTGTTAACCTTCAGCCATTCACTGGTTTGCGTCACCAGGTTTTTAACCGTCGGCGCCAGATCCTCGCCGATCTCAATGGCGATCCGGCCCACGGTGTTTTTAAACGTGTCCCAGATGGCGTTAAGCGTATCTTTGAATGTATTCCAGGTCTCTTCCAGCGCCCCTGCCTTATTTTTCTGCGCGTCCAGGGCGTCATTAAAATATTGCATATTTTTAGATAACAGCGAGGTGGCTGCGGCTGCGGCCTCGGCAGACCCGAACAGCTTTTCAATTTTTACCGCTGACCCGCCGGTTGCCTTTTCAATCCGCTCAAGCACGCCGGCTAAACCCACTTGTTCGATGGCCCGCATGGTCCCGCCCATGTCTTTAAACAGCTCATTAAGTTCATCGGTTGGACTGATAAGCTCCCGGAACAATGCTCTTAACTGAGTCGCGCCTTTTTCCGTCGTGCCGGACATCTGGGACACCGCCGCAAGGGCGGACGATGTCTCTTCAAGCTTCAAGTTCATCGCGTCTGCCTGCCCGGCTATTTCTCCGAAATAATTGGCTAAAAGTCTGACTTCCGTCATACCGGTCTGCTCAATTTTCATCAGCGAGTTGGCTGTTTCCTTGGCGCTTGTATCAAACGCCTTCATACCTGAGGTCACCGCCTTAACCGCCGTGGCCTGGTCAAGGTGGGCGGCCTTGGCCAGCTTGGCCGAGGTAACGAGCACATCAATGGCGTTTTTGCCTTTTTTAATCCCGGCAGATAATACCTGATAATAGCCGGCGACCATTTCCGTGGCAGATCCCAGCTCAGACGGCAGCGCCATAATCTGGTCTTTAATCGCGCCCAAAGAATCCACGCCCAAATTTTTAAGTTTGGCCAACTGGGTCTCAAAGGTGGCAAACTGGCCGATGGCCTTTTTTATGCCCCAGCCCGCAAACGCGGCTGCGCCGGCCGCGCCCACGGCAGTCAGCTTTCCGGCCAGCTTGGCCGCCTTTCCGGCAATGCCGCCGATTTTTCCGGAAACCGTGGACGCTTTGCGCCCGGCCGTATCCAGGCTGGAGTTAAAGCTTTTAATCGAGGCCGTGCCCTTGTCATCGACCACGAGCTCGTATCTGAGTTTTGGGTCAGCCATTGTCGCTACGCTCCGCTTCGCTCCGGTGGTCGGTGGTCGGTGGTCGGTAAACGGTGGTCGGTAGTCGGTGGACCACTGACCACTGACCACTGACCACTGACTACCGCCCACTGACCACTGACTACCGCCCACTGACTACTGACTACCGACAACTGACTACCGTTCAACTGCCCTTCGTCTTCATATCCTCCCGCACCGCGGCGATCCAGACGCGGACCTTGGCGAGGATCCCGGGCTTTTCGATATCGTCCACGCAATTTTCCGCGCAGGCCAGCTCGATGGCCCGGGCATCCACCGCCCCGCCGGCCCGCCACATGATGGGGTCTGCCGCCTCGATCACATCCACGGCCCGGCGGTTCTCCGGGGCAAGGACGACGGTTTTGCAGTGTTCGCAGTCCTGACATGCGATCATCCCGTCTTTCCAGGCTTTGCCGCATTCTTCGCACGGGTCCCGGCCGAGCTTGATGATTTGCCGGGCCCAGCTTCGGAGTTTTTTTCCTGCACCGCCTGGGTTTGCTCCCGGTAGGCGGTGACATCAGAGAGCTGCTCGCGCAGCCAGTTGGCCAGGCCGTAGGTTTCTTTAACCAGCACCGCGCGGTTTTCATCGGTGCACTCCACGGCGGTCTCCGGGTCCATGTCCCCGATATCAATGTTGATTAGATCCGCGAGCTTGCCGATGGTCAGATCCCAGTCCCGGATTTTTTGGCTGAGCTGGGCGGCAAACTTATCATCGTCAAAATCCTCCACCGGCTGGTGCTTTTCCCAGCGCTTTTTTTTGGAGCGCTCAAGCATCTTTTGCATCTCGCCCTTTTCGGCGTACTCGATTAAAAAATTAACGTCCTGGAATTCCATCCAGGCGGACAGACGGGTTTTCTTTTCATCGATCAGTTGCTTTAGGTCCATATATGCTCCTTTGTTATAGGCGGGCACGGTGGCCCGCCCTACGCTTGATCTTATCGGCGGATGCGCTGTCGCTTATCCGCCCTACGCTTAATCTTATCGGCGGATGCGCTGTCGCTTATCCGCCCTACGCTTGATCTTATCGGCGGATGCGCTGTCGCTTATCCGCCCTACTATTGGCTACTTATTTGCCCTACGTAGGGTCGGCCACCGTGCCGACCGTTATGCGTTCGGCACAAACGCCGGCGCGCCCTGGCCCTGAAAATTGATGGACTCGCCCACGATCGCATCCTTGTTGGCCGACGTGTTAAAGCTCGTGAACGTGGCCCAACAGATAAAGTGGTCCCCGGTCTGGTCATTGTCCGGATCATAACTGAAAAGCTGGAGCAGAAAATGCACGCGCGTGCCGTCAATGGCGTTCTCTATTGCGGCAAACCACTTGCTGCTCGCGAAATAGCCCTCAGCCCCGCCGGAGAATTCCGCCAGGCCCGGCTTGTGGGTTTTCCAGTCATCCTGGAACGCGCTGATCTCAGCCAGATCCACGCTGCCGTCAAGCTTCCAGTCATACATATACCCGCATTTCTCAAGCGCCGCGGCCGGCACGTGGGATCCCTCGCCCGTGACCGTCACCGTTCCGCAGGCCGCGTCAAAATAGGCGATGCCCCGGGCATAGTCGATGGATAGGACGTTTGCGCCGCCGGAGTCCGTAAACGTGGGCGGGTTTTCCGGATCCAGCATCCGCCGGGTGGCATCTGTTATCTGGGCCTGGTCGTCGGTGACTGTGCAGGCCTCGTCATACAGGTTGCCCCGGGCCCATTGGTCGTTTAGCGTGTGCCCGGTGGTGGCCGCAAATGTCACGATCTGGTCGCCGTTTACGCCGGATAACGTCTGGGCGGATCCGGTGATATCCACGTTTTCGGTCCAGGCCCCGCCGTTTTCCCGCCACTTGAAAGTATCCACCGAGCCGGTGCCGCCTTCCTCGGAATCGATCGCCACCTCGAAATAGGCCGAATCCGAGGCGCTTGAAAAAACGCCCCAGGTGAGATCATCCAGACCGGCGCCGGCAAAGCCGTTGTGGTTGTGCCGAAACACATTGCCCTGCTTGCCATGATTAGGCATGGGTCACCTCCTTTAGGCGGCGATGGTGAGCGAAAGCGCCCCGTCCACCACAAAGTTAAAGCTCCCGGTCACCTTGCCGGAGATATTGGCCACCGTGCCAAAGCTTGTGATAAAGATGTCGCCGCCAAAATAGTCGTCCGAATCCTCCAGCGCGAACTTGACATCTGTCAGCTTGGTGCCGGGCGTGGCCGCCACGATGTTGTCAATCAGCGCTTTTTGCTCGGTGTTTGACGGATCCAGAATAAAGTCCATCTTTCCGGACGCGCCCGCCATACCGGGCAGATGCTTTTTCCAGTCATCGCCCTGAACGGATGCGTCATCCATGTCCAGCTCCACATTTAAGTCAAACCCGATGCGGGAGCCCGCGGCCACATCGTTTTTTAAGATACTGGCCACCTTGCCGTGAATTGGATATGCCATTTTGTCTCCTCCTTGGTTTGTTTTCCCTTAACCCCCCTTTGAAAAAGGGCCTCCGCCCTTAACCCCCCTTTGCAAAAGGGGGGATTGGGGGGATTTGTGAAATTTTAATAATCGCTTAACGCCTCATACCGCAGCGTCAACACCTTCATCTGCGCCATGTCGGTCTCGGTGAATATGGTTTTACTGGCCCCGGCAGACTCTGCCACGGCCAGGGTGTAGCCGGATAAACTCAAGGTGTTGTCATTTAACGCCGACCGGATGGCGGCATAAAGCCTCAACACCCCGTCCGCGCCCACGATCGCCTCACCCTCTTTCCAGACCTGCACCAGGGCGGCCACATCCACATACCGCTCGATCTCCTCGCCGTCCTGGTATCCCGGGGCAAAGGTCTCCCGGCCGTCCTTTACCGCCACCGCCGGAAAGGTCACAAACTCCGGAATGATAATGGGGTTTAACGACTCCGCCGCCCAGATGGCGCTTGCCCGCACCGTAGTGAGGGTGCCCTGGAGTTCTGTGATGATGGCGTTTATGAGGTCTTCCATAGTTTTCCCGTCTTAATCTTACTCTTATCGGCGGATGCGCTGGCGCTTATCCGCCCTACCGCTTATCCGCCCTACGATTGACCCGGCGCTGCGTAGGGCGGGCCACCGTGCCCGCCTTATCTGTCCTCCAAATGATCGCGCAGCGTCTCGCCGAATTCTTCCATATCCGCTGCCGCAATCCCTAAATATGGCCGGGCCGGGATCGTGACTTTCCGCCCCCGGCCGGCCTTGCCGCCAAACTGGTGGATGGCGCCGTATATTTTGTTGGTGCCGTAGGCGAACCGTTCCGGCTTGGCGGAATAAATAATGCTGTTTCGAAGCTGCCCGGACTCGGTCAGAATTTTTGCGCCCTTTTTGCTCTCCAGGGTTTCCGGGGACAGCGGCTGCCAGGCCCGGCCCTCGGGGCTGTGCTCGCCTGAGAACCGATCGCCCGTAACATTTAGCATGTACTCGCCAAACGCCTTGTACGCCGGCGACAGATCCCCCGCCTGGCGCATGAAGGCCTTGAGGTCGCGCCGGACTTCCCGGTCGTTTAATTTAAAGTAGGTTCCCGCCAATTTTTAAAATCCCCCTTGCATCCCCCTTTTTCAAAGGGGGAAAAGCGTGCTGATGCCATCCGTCTTTTGAAAAATTATAGTAGGGCGGATAAGCGCCAGCGCATCCGCCGATGAAATAAGCGCCAGCGCATCCGCCGAACTACCAGTTTTTCAAAGAGTCCCGGTCAAAGATCCGGTCCGCGCTCTCAATCTCCGGCGCATGGCTGGACTGCGGCACGTCCGCCGGATCATCCTCGCCAAGCGTCGCATTGCCCTTACTCACCTCTTTTAAAAACTTGATCGCGTCCTCGTAATCCTGGCGCCTGGAGTCGGGCGCACCGCGGCGCCGGGCAAACAGGTTTTTGATCGCGATCACAACGGAGAATTTACGGATCAGATCCGGCACCGGGGAAAACGGCACCTCGTATTTCTTGCCGCAGTAGCCGTCGATTTCCGCGTCCGCATCCGCGATCGCGCGGGTGACCACGTCATCATCCACGGAGCCGGTGCCCGCATCGTCGGTCAGGCTCACCAGCGTGGTCTCGTCGATCTGATCCAATATGTCTGACTGGGTGCTGTATGGCATCTCTTAAACCCGTCTTACGCTTGATCTGTTTTGGCGGGCACGGTGGCCCGCCCTACGCTTATTCTTTTTTCCCGCCGGACTTGGCCGCCTTCTCCTCGGTCACCACCAGGCGCGGCTCGGCTTTTAAAATTTCAAGCTGGGCTTTGGTGAATTTGTTGTCCGCGAAGGTCTCGCCCTCCGGGACAAACCGCACCCCGCACCGGCGGAAGGGTCTGTTTTTTGTGCTTTTAATCGTAACTGCCATTTTGTATGCCCCCTCTCCCTGACCCTCTCCCCCGGTGCGGGGGAGAGGGGATCGGGCCGAATAATGGTTAATCGTTTAAATATTTTAGCCCTGCCTCGGCTGCTCCGCCGCCCTCTCCACCATCAGTGGAGAGGGTTGGGGTGAGGTTATGCCGCGCCGGTGCTCCCGTAGCTTAGCTGCCACAGGCCGTAGCCGGCGTTGCCCCGCGCCTCGGCGCCGTACTTGAACAGCGCCTTATTGAAAACGTCGTCATTGTTTTCATTGGTCTGGGAGACGAAGACCGGGGCTTTGCGCTCCTGAAAAATAAAGGGTTTCACCGGCCGGCTGGTTACATGCAGAAACCAGTTGCTGGAGTCCGTGATCCGGGGATTCACAAACACCTCGGCCGTGCCCTTGTAGGGGTTGCTGGAGCCGTCCACCAGAAAGTCCCCGTGGCAAATCAGCTTTGCCGTTGCCTCAAGCGCCGGCGGCACTTCCAGCAGATCCGGCACCAGGTTCAGGGGCCGGGATTCGTCGTCGGTAAAGTTCATGATCGCGGCCCGGCCCGCGCCGTAGGAGTTCTGGGCGGCGGAAAGCGTGGCCGCGGAGAGCGCGGCGGTTCCCTTGTTGGAGACGCTGGCGCCGGCCACCTCGTGGTCCGTGTCATAAAAATACTGGCCGTCAAAGCATTCGGCCGCGAACGCACCGTTTAAGAGATCCGCGATCAGCTCGTCCGGCCACTGCTTGGCAGAGAACCCGGCGTCCTGGGCCATCGGCCCGTAGATGCCCAGCTGGTCATCCTCAATATCGTTTCGAAGCACCCCGACGGTGGCCTCAAAGTCCTTGTTTTTG comes from Desulfobacterales bacterium and encodes:
- a CDS encoding phage virion morphogenesis protein; protein product: MAGTYFKLNDREVRRDLKAFMRQAGDLSPAYKAFGEYMLNVTGDRFSGEHSPEGRAWQPLSPETLESKKGAKILTESGQLRNSIIYSAKPERFAYGTNKIYGAIHQFGGKAGRGRKVTIPARPYLGIAAADMEEFGETLRDHLEDR
- a CDS encoding HI1506-related protein → MAVTIKSTKNRPFRRCGVRFVPEGETFADNKFTKAQLEILKAEPRLVVTEEKAAKSGGKKE
- a CDS encoding phage tail tape measure protein, producing MADPKLRYELVVDDKGTASIKSFNSSLDTAGRKASTVSGKIGGIAGKAAKLAGKLTAVGAAGAAAFAGWGIKKAIGQFATFETQLAKLKNLGVDSLGAIKDQIMALPSELGSATEMVAGYYQVLSAGIKKGKNAIDVLVTSAKLAKAAHLDQATAVKAVTSGMKAFDTSAKETANSLMKIEQTGMTEVRLLANYFGEIAGQADAMNLKLEETSSALAAVSQMSGTTEKGATQLRALFRELISPTDELNELFKDMGGTMRAIEQVGLAGVLERIEKATGGSAVKIEKLFGSAEAAAAATSLLSKNMQYFNDALDAQKNKAGALEETWNTFKDTLNAIWDTFKNTVGRIAIEIGEDLAPTVKNLVTQTSEWLKVNKELITVKISDWLSGITQWIDKIDLSKLDFAVVAEKGDKLINALSTMAKDIGTVAEAAGKLLGVLDKAIKKANSWAEKMGFAWKIISRDYQGLVQDVMAGSDKIAGKHAETAATVKKNPIEVTADTSDAEAEVGRLKDKTQDLDAKANVTADTSDAEAEVYQFKNKTEDLLAEANVTADTTAGKKKVEELVYYVEGERRVLTVDADTSAAEEKLSSLEKWIKSVGEQAGGTIDKFGRLNKETDKVADSVNSVGDAAEKMGSSAKKGAEETEGHLKDLKKPINAIGGWYDDVKHKVEGEPINPEVDNSQAKQAEEEVQAEAENTRRSVTKIMDVNVNIDPAISALEKLKQQHAGVMAQLQHDYALAVSQASQISPWAEYNTRQSGQEAMNKMSGWFSNAERGIQQRLWAKQAGGGDFSKEDKEKLSDMGFEGGNRLSDFFSFQTGTGLVGLPRTGAFEGHKGEIVLNPDQSRALREGSSLVRERNEIKPAVSAGSLGGGKGQTNGSAGSIMGGGDINVTVAPTFMSGDAFAARAVAREIRQALDEDERRKN
- a CDS encoding DUF1320 domain-containing protein codes for the protein MPYSTQSDILDQIDETTLVSLTDDAGTGSVDDDVVTRAIADADAEIDGYCGKKYEVPFSPVPDLIRKFSVVIAIKNLFARRRGAPDSRRQDYEDAIKFLKEVSKGNATLGEDDPADVPQSSHAPEIESADRIFDRDSLKNW
- a CDS encoding Mu-like prophage major head subunit gpT family protein; its protein translation is MLINKNNLTAVFLNLKTTFNKAFESAPANWQKVAMRVPSTSATNNYDWIDRFPKMIEWVGDKVVKALKAHEYTIKNKDFEATVGVLRNDIEDDQLGIYGPMAQDAGFSAKQWPDELIADLLNGAFAAECFDGQYFYDTDHEVAGASVSNKGTAALSAATLSAAQNSYGAGRAAIMNFTDDESRPLNLVPDLLEVPPALEATAKLICHGDFLVDGSSNPYKGTAEVFVNPRITDSSNWFLHVTSRPVKPFIFQERKAPVFVSQTNENNDDVFNKALFKYGAEARGNAGYGLWQLSYGSTGAA